A part of Amycolatopsis lurida genomic DNA contains:
- a CDS encoding DUF4153 domain-containing protein, whose amino-acid sequence MSEDREDRQAHASPPSATTTLPAAPPLPVLMRPRVPPKSAIVPLPGSVLPAAVAAGLIAAFAMPDEPGAGWFVAGLAFAVAVYFADKRARGDAEPHFRLVNAVWAAAALGLLAVGMFRASVWLNVLCVLAALVAGSLAVVGKRTMNTIIYDVFAVPIEALLSLPWIGRGLVKLGKKQEGRAKPRFLVPVLTSALLLLVFVPLLRGADAAFANVVDAVIPELSPGTFVRWGFFFAVAAVAVTGACYLLAAPPLPADDDAPRKRLAHRLEWTLPLGVLVALFTSFVVVRLVVLFGGTEYVLATSGLTAAEYARSGFWQLSAITVLTLLLVAAALRWAPKSSAADRAWQRGLLGALSVLSLVLVASALSRMWTYQQAYGFTVLRLLVEVCELWIGLIFVLVLVSLIPLRSAWLPRAAIGAAVAALLGLAVLDPERFIADRNIDRLAHGKTLDTGYLSRFSADVVPSADRLPEPLRSCVLRPVVTGISEDDWREWNLSRSLARQTPVAAKDGIGCRYLPRS is encoded by the coding sequence ATGAGCGAAGACCGAGAAGACCGGCAGGCGCACGCGTCGCCCCCGTCGGCGACCACCACGTTGCCGGCCGCGCCCCCGCTCCCGGTGCTGATGCGGCCCCGCGTGCCGCCCAAGTCGGCGATCGTCCCGTTGCCCGGCTCCGTCTTGCCCGCGGCCGTCGCGGCCGGGCTGATCGCCGCCTTCGCCATGCCGGACGAGCCCGGAGCCGGCTGGTTCGTGGCCGGGCTCGCCTTCGCGGTGGCCGTCTACTTCGCCGACAAACGCGCCCGCGGCGACGCCGAACCGCATTTCCGTCTGGTCAACGCGGTCTGGGCGGCGGCCGCGCTGGGGCTGCTCGCGGTCGGCATGTTCCGGGCGTCGGTGTGGCTGAACGTGTTGTGCGTGCTGGCCGCCCTCGTCGCCGGATCCCTCGCCGTGGTCGGGAAACGCACGATGAACACGATCATCTACGACGTCTTCGCGGTCCCGATCGAAGCGCTGCTTTCGCTCCCGTGGATCGGGCGCGGGCTCGTGAAGCTCGGCAAGAAACAGGAAGGCCGCGCGAAGCCGAGGTTCCTGGTGCCGGTGCTGACCAGCGCCTTGCTGCTGCTGGTGTTCGTGCCGCTGCTGCGCGGCGCGGACGCCGCGTTCGCGAACGTCGTCGACGCGGTGATCCCCGAATTGAGCCCGGGAACGTTCGTGCGCTGGGGATTCTTCTTCGCCGTGGCCGCGGTCGCCGTGACCGGGGCGTGTTACCTGCTGGCGGCGCCTCCGCTGCCGGCGGACGACGACGCGCCGCGCAAACGCCTGGCGCACCGGCTCGAATGGACGTTGCCGCTGGGGGTGCTGGTGGCGCTGTTCACCAGTTTCGTCGTGGTCCGCCTGGTCGTGTTGTTCGGCGGCACCGAATATGTCCTGGCCACGAGCGGCCTGACCGCGGCCGAATACGCCAGGAGCGGGTTCTGGCAGCTCTCCGCCATCACCGTGCTGACCCTGCTGCTGGTCGCCGCCGCGCTGCGGTGGGCACCGAAGTCGTCGGCGGCCGACCGCGCCTGGCAGCGCGGGCTGCTCGGCGCGTTGAGCGTGCTCAGCCTGGTGCTGGTCGCGTCGGCGTTGAGTCGCATGTGGACATATCAGCAGGCGTACGGGTTCACCGTGCTGCGGCTGCTGGTCGAGGTCTGCGAACTCTGGATCGGCCTGATCTTCGTGCTGGTGCTGGTATCCCTGATCCCGCTGCGGTCGGCCTGGCTGCCGCGCGCGGCCATCGGAGCCGCCGTCGCGGCGCTGCTCGGGCTGGCCGTCCTCGATCCGGAACGGTTCATCGCCGACCGCAACATCGACCGGCTCGCACACGGCAAGACGCTCGACACCGGTTACCTCTCAAGGTTTTCCGCCGACGTCGTGCCCTCGGCCGACCGGCTTCCGGAGCCGCTGCGGTCCTGCGTGCTCAGACCGGTCGTGACGGGAATTTCGGAAGATGATTGGCGCGAATGGAACCTGAGCCGGTCCCTCGCGCGTCAGACCCCCGTTGCCGCGAAGGACGGGATCGGGTGCCGGTACCTGCCCCGTTCTTGA
- a CDS encoding HAMP domain-containing sensor histidine kinase, which translates to MKLRPLLGRVVDALPRPLDAVRSIKLKLAILLVSSGGIAFAFFNWQIGWLPPRTTIAAMVLAVVTSQILAHGMTRPLREMTAAARAMAKGDYTRRVRATARDEVGELSHAFNQMAADLDASDQRRRELIANVSHELRTPITALNGVLENLVDGVAEPDPATLKTALQQTERLGRLVSELLDLSRIDAGAFPLQLEEFDLELLLEEVATEAGATGRGVRFSVDVQPPGATAVADRGRLYQVVVNLLDNAVRHGPAGGEVRVRAEAREADVVIEVEDEGPGIPPGERDSVFERFTRGERAGGGGTGLGLAIARWVVDLHDGSIAVVTPDQRPGCVIRVVIPVPYG; encoded by the coding sequence GGTGTCCTCGGGCGGTATCGCGTTCGCCTTCTTCAACTGGCAGATCGGCTGGCTGCCGCCGCGGACCACGATCGCCGCGATGGTGCTCGCCGTGGTCACCTCGCAGATCCTGGCGCACGGGATGACCAGGCCGCTGCGCGAGATGACCGCCGCCGCCCGCGCGATGGCCAAGGGCGACTACACCCGGCGGGTCCGGGCGACCGCCCGCGACGAGGTCGGGGAGCTTTCGCACGCCTTCAACCAGATGGCCGCCGACCTCGATGCCTCGGATCAGCGCCGCCGCGAGCTGATCGCGAACGTCTCCCACGAACTCCGCACGCCGATCACCGCGCTGAACGGGGTGCTGGAGAACCTCGTCGACGGCGTCGCCGAACCCGATCCGGCGACGTTGAAGACCGCGCTGCAGCAGACCGAACGGCTCGGCAGGCTTGTTTCGGAACTTCTGGATCTCTCGCGGATCGACGCGGGCGCGTTCCCGTTGCAGCTGGAGGAGTTCGATCTCGAACTGCTGCTGGAGGAGGTCGCCACCGAAGCGGGGGCCACCGGCCGCGGAGTGCGTTTCTCCGTCGATGTCCAACCGCCCGGCGCGACGGCCGTCGCCGACCGCGGGCGGCTCTACCAGGTCGTGGTCAACCTGCTCGACAACGCCGTCCGGCACGGCCCGGCGGGGGGAGAGGTCCGGGTGCGGGCGGAGGCCCGCGAGGCCGACGTCGTCATCGAGGTCGAAGACGAAGGCCCCGGGATCCCGCCGGGTGAGCGGGACAGCGTGTTCGAGCGGTTCACCCGCGGCGAGCGGGCGGGCGGCGGGGGCACCGGTCTCGGTCTCGCGATCGCGCGGTGGGTGGTCGACCTCCACGACGGCAGCATCGCCGTGGTCACCCCCGACCAGCGGCCGGGCTGTGTCATCCGCGTCGTGATCCCCGTTCCGTATGGCTGA
- a CDS encoding SSI family serine proteinase inhibitor, whose translation MAFFEPISACVLALACMAPAHPAESTLQLTSHDTRGRVGTVSLTCGPTGGSHPGRGNACAKLSEVDGEFDRLRPEPRACTLEYAPVDVSAVGKWRGEPVTYRTSYANRCVADAESAGVFTF comes from the coding sequence ATGGCTTTCTTCGAACCGATCAGCGCCTGCGTACTCGCGCTGGCCTGTATGGCACCGGCGCACCCCGCCGAATCCACGTTGCAGCTGACCAGCCACGACACCAGGGGCCGGGTCGGCACCGTCTCGCTCACCTGCGGACCCACCGGGGGCTCCCACCCCGGGCGCGGGAACGCCTGCGCCAAACTGTCCGAAGTGGACGGAGAGTTCGACCGGCTCCGCCCGGAACCGCGGGCTTGCACCCTCGAGTACGCCCCGGTGGACGTCTCCGCGGTCGGCAAATGGCGCGGTGAACCGGTCACCTACCGCACCTCGTACGCCAACCGCTGCGTCGCCGACGCCGAGTCGGCAGGCGTCTTCACCTTCTGA